The window TCAGGATTTCCTGCTCCTGGCCCAGCTTCTGCATAAATTTCTGGGCAGCTGCCCCGGCAATCATCAGGCCGGCTTTTTTCAGGTTGTTCAGTACCTTTTTCTCCTTTACAAAAAGCCCTTCTTCTTCCTGTGCACCAAAGTCTGGGATAGAGGTAAGGTCTTTTTGTACGGCCATGGCAGCACTCATCAGATCAATCTGGCCCTTCATGGCGCGTTTCATGATCATATCAATGGTGAGCATGCGGTTAATCTCGTTAGTACCTTCAAAGATGCGGTTGATACGTGCATCGCGGTAAGCACGGTCCATAGGCGCATCGGCAGAGAAGCCCATACCACCGTAGATCTGCACGCCCTCATCAACTACATAATCCAGCACCTCGGAGCCATGCACTTTCAGGATGGCACACTCAATGGCAAACTCTTCAACAGACTTTAATTTTGCCTGCGCTTCGTCCATACCGCCGGCGCTTAAAGATTCGTAGGCATCGTCAATATTCTGGCCGGCCCTGTAACCTGCAGACTCTGAGGCATAGGTACGTGCGGCCATTTCGGCCAGCTTATGCTTAATGGCACCAAAATTGGCAATGGCCTGGCCAAACTGCTTGCGCTCATTGGCATACTGAACGGCATTGGCAGTAACTGCTTTGCAGGCACCAAAAGCGGCTGCAGCGAGTTTGATACGGCCAATGTTCAGAATGTTTACTGCAATCTTAAAACCGTTCTGACGCTCAGAAAGCATATTTTCCTTAGGCACAGCGCAGTCATTAAAGAAAATCTGGCGGGTAGATGAGCCCTTGATACCCATTTTCTTCTCTTCTTCGTTCATGGTGATGCCACCGAAACTACGCTCTACAATAAAGGCGCTAAGGTTTTCATCATCGCCGATCTTGGCAAACACAATGTAGATATCAGCAAAACCACCATTGGTGATCCACATCTTCTGCCCATTGATGATGTAGTGCGTGCCTT of the Flammeovirgaceae bacterium 311 genome contains:
- a CDS encoding acyl-CoA dehydrogenase domain-containing protein (COG1960 Acyl-CoA dehydrogenases), coding for MEATDKREATKGGEFLIKETTADQVFIPEEWSEEQRMIAQTCKDFLETEIYPRLEEIDSMKHPELMPNLMDKAGELGLLGTSVPEQYGGFGMDFNTSMLVAEATGPGHSFAVALSAHTGIGTLPILYYGNEEQKAKYLPKLATGEYKAAYCLTEPDSGSDANSGKTKAVLNPEGTHYIINGQKMWITNGGFADIYIVFAKIGDDENLSAFIVERSFGGITMNEEEKKMGIKGSSTRQIFFNDCAVPKENMLSERQNGFKIAVNILNIGRIKLAAAAFGACKAVTANAVQYANERKQFGQAIANFGAIKHKLAEMAARTYASESAGYRAGQNIDDAYESLSAGGMDEAQAKLKSVEEFAIECAILKVHGSEVLDYVVDEGVQIYGGMGFSADAPMDRAYRDARINRIFEGTNEINRMLTIDMIMKRAMKGQIDLMSAAMAVQKDLTSIPDFGAQEEEGLFVKEKKVLNNLKKAGLMIAGAAAQKFMQKLGQEQEILMNLADMLIQGYAAESALLRTEKLAGMRGEEAVQAQIDMTRIYLHHAVETVGKAGREAIYAFAEGDEQRLMLMGLKRYTKIDPFNLKEARRRVADIMIEKNGYPF